The following coding sequences are from one Seonamhaeicola sp. ML3 window:
- a CDS encoding ATP-dependent Clp protease ATP-binding subunit, with amino-acid sequence MDDNFSPRVKDVIAYSKEEALRLGHDFIGTEHLMLGLLRDGNGKAINILNALDIDLNHLRRKVEILSPANPNIAIASNQKKNLHLTRQAERALKTTFLEAKLFQSTSINTAHLLLCILRNENDPTTKLLNKLKVDYDNVKEQFKLMITNDNEYIEPTSESFSDDTPNPEDESSKDIFNPPAGKSNKKSKTPVLDNFGRDLTVLAEEGKLDPVVGREKEIQRVSQILSRRKKNNPLLIGEPGVGKSAIAEGLALRIVKRKVSRILFNKRVVTLDLASLVAGTKYRGQFEERMKAVMNELEKNDDVILFIDEIHTIVGAGGATGSLDASNMFKPALARGEIQCIGATTLDEYRQYIEKDGALERRFQKVIVEPTSVEETIEILNNIKGKYEEHHNVDYTPEAIEACVKLTNRYMTERFLPDKAIDALDEAGSRVHITNIDVPKQIIELEKQLEEIKETKNAVVRKQKYEEAAKLRDDEKRLEKELAIAQEKWEEDTKQHREIVTEDNVADVISMMTGIPVNKIAQTEITKLSQLPNLIKGKVIGQDEAVSKVVKAIQRNRAGLKDPNKPIGSFIFLGQTGVGKTQLAKVLSRELFDSEDSLVRIDMSEYMEKFAISRLIGAPPGYVGYEEGGQLTEKVRRKPYAVILLDEIEKAHPDVFNMLLQVLDDGYLTDSLGRKIDFRNTIIIMTSNIGARKLKDFGTGVGFGTAAQKAQEDANARSVIENALKKSFAPEFLNRIDDVVVFNALEKEDIDKIIDIELEKLLARIKGLGYILKLTSAAKDYIAEKGFDKQYGARPLKRAIQKYVEDALAEEIVASNIQDGDSIKIDLDKDADELKITVEKSEKPTES; translated from the coding sequence ATGGATGATAATTTTTCACCAAGAGTAAAAGATGTAATTGCCTATAGCAAAGAGGAAGCATTGCGATTAGGTCATGATTTTATTGGCACTGAGCACCTAATGCTTGGACTATTGCGTGATGGAAACGGGAAAGCTATTAATATATTAAACGCCTTAGATATAGATTTAAACCATTTAAGACGTAAAGTTGAAATATTAAGCCCCGCCAACCCAAACATAGCCATAGCCTCTAACCAAAAAAAGAATTTACACCTTACAAGACAGGCAGAACGTGCTTTGAAAACCACGTTCCTAGAGGCCAAATTATTTCAAAGTACTTCTATTAACACAGCGCATCTACTGCTGTGCATATTAAGGAATGAAAACGACCCCACTACCAAGCTTTTAAATAAGCTAAAAGTTGACTATGATAATGTTAAAGAACAATTCAAACTTATGATTACAAACGATAACGAATACATAGAACCAACATCAGAATCTTTTTCTGATGATACTCCAAACCCAGAAGATGAATCTTCTAAAGATATTTTCAACCCTCCTGCCGGCAAGTCTAATAAAAAGTCGAAAACCCCCGTTCTGGATAATTTTGGACGTGATTTAACGGTTTTGGCTGAAGAAGGTAAGTTAGACCCTGTGGTGGGTAGAGAAAAAGAAATACAGCGTGTTTCTCAGATTTTAAGTAGAAGAAAGAAAAACAACCCGCTTTTAATTGGAGAGCCCGGTGTTGGGAAGTCTGCTATCGCTGAAGGCTTGGCACTTAGAATTGTAAAAAGAAAAGTGTCTAGAATTCTATTCAACAAACGGGTGGTTACTCTAGACCTCGCTAGTTTAGTGGCAGGCACTAAATACCGTGGACAATTCGAAGAGCGTATGAAAGCGGTTATGAACGAGCTTGAGAAGAATGATGACGTTATATTGTTCATAGATGAAATCCATACCATAGTTGGCGCAGGAGGCGCAACAGGAAGCCTAGATGCCTCTAACATGTTTAAACCAGCATTGGCTCGTGGAGAAATTCAATGCATTGGAGCCACCACGCTTGATGAATACAGACAGTATATCGAAAAAGATGGTGCTCTAGAACGTCGCTTCCAAAAAGTTATTGTAGAACCTACAAGCGTTGAAGAAACCATTGAAATCCTCAACAACATAAAAGGAAAATACGAAGAACATCACAATGTAGATTACACACCAGAAGCCATTGAGGCCTGTGTGAAATTAACAAATAGATATATGACTGAACGTTTCTTACCAGACAAAGCAATAGATGCTTTAGATGAAGCTGGTTCGCGTGTTCATATCACCAATATAGATGTGCCTAAACAAATTATCGAGTTAGAAAAACAACTTGAGGAAATTAAGGAAACCAAAAATGCTGTTGTAAGAAAACAAAAGTATGAAGAAGCCGCCAAGCTAAGAGATGACGAAAAACGTCTTGAAAAAGAACTGGCTATAGCACAGGAAAAATGGGAAGAGGATACGAAACAACATCGCGAAATAGTAACCGAAGACAATGTTGCTGATGTTATTTCTATGATGACAGGTATTCCAGTTAACAAAATTGCGCAGACAGAAATCACAAAACTATCGCAGTTACCTAACCTTATCAAAGGAAAGGTAATTGGTCAAGATGAAGCTGTTTCTAAAGTAGTTAAGGCTATTCAACGTAATCGTGCTGGGTTAAAAGACCCCAACAAACCTATTGGTTCTTTTATTTTCTTAGGACAAACTGGTGTTGGTAAAACCCAGTTGGCTAAGGTACTATCAAGAGAGTTATTTGATAGTGAAGACTCCTTGGTTAGAATCGATATGAGTGAGTACATGGAAAAGTTTGCTATTTCAAGATTAATTGGTGCACCTCCAGGTTACGTGGGCTATGAAGAAGGCGGACAATTAACAGAAAAAGTAAGACGTAAACCTTATGCTGTTATTCTTTTAGATGAAATCGAAAAAGCACACCCAGATGTATTTAATATGCTACTTCAAGTACTAGACGACGGTTATTTAACGGATAGTTTGGGCAGAAAAATAGATTTTAGAAACACCATTATTATAATGACTTCTAATATTGGAGCGAGAAAACTAAAAGATTTTGGAACTGGTGTTGGATTTGGAACTGCTGCACAAAAAGCTCAGGAAGATGCAAATGCCAGAAGCGTTATTGAAAATGCTTTAAAGAAATCGTTCGCTCCAGAATTCTTGAATAGAATTGATGATGTGGTTGTTTTCAACGCTCTTGAAAAAGAAGATATAGATAAAATTATCGATATTGAATTAGAAAAGCTATTAGCACGTATCAAAGGGCTTGGTTATATTTTAAAATTAACCAGCGCTGCCAAAGACTACATTGCCGAGAAAGGTTTTGATAAACAATACGGTGCTCGACCGTTAAAGAGAGCCATCCAAAAATATGTTGAAGATGCTTTAGCTGAAGAGATTGTAGCTTCTAACATTCAAGATGGCGATAGCATTAAAATTGATTTAGACAAAGATGCCGATGAACTTAAAATCACAGTAGAAAAATCTGAAAAGCCTACTGAATCTTAG
- a CDS encoding RNA polymerase sigma factor: MTPTNLNIEDLIAQCISGNQSAQLEVYNLYYKAMYNTALRIVKNNYEAEDIMQDSFLTAFTKLNTLKDLSIFGAWLKKIVVNNSIYHYKKRLKTNEVPIDDMLYKIDNYSNGFESSQEFTSLRAKQVLETLETLKDNYRITLTLNLIEGYDYEEIGDILNISQANCRTTISRAKDSLRKKLLESAQA; this comes from the coding sequence TTGACGCCAACCAATCTTAATATTGAAGATCTCATAGCTCAATGTATTTCGGGGAACCAATCCGCGCAATTGGAAGTTTACAACCTCTACTACAAAGCTATGTACAATACCGCGTTAAGAATTGTAAAAAACAATTATGAGGCAGAAGATATCATGCAAGATTCATTTTTAACAGCTTTTACAAAATTAAACACGCTTAAGGATTTATCGATATTTGGAGCTTGGTTAAAAAAAATAGTCGTTAACAATAGTATATACCATTATAAGAAACGGTTAAAAACCAATGAAGTTCCTATTGATGATATGCTTTATAAAATTGATAATTATAGTAACGGATTTGAAAGCAGTCAGGAGTTTACAAGTTTAAGGGCTAAACAAGTACTGGAAACCCTTGAGACCTTAAAAGATAATTACAGAATCACATTAACCCTTAATCTTATTGAAGGTTATGACTATGAAGAAATTGGGGACATATTAAACATTTCACAAGCTAATTGTCGAACAACCATATCAAGAGCTAAAGATAGCCTTAGAAAAAAATTATTGGAGTCTGCACAGGCCTAA
- a CDS encoding MFS transporter, with the protein MKVLEKGSKKLLNAWAFYDWANSVYSLVIASAVFPIFYGAIFRKAGIEKIIVFGGEIERAPLISYTTSLAFVFIALVTPLVSGVADYIGNKRIFMKFFCYLGGFSCIGLYWFSLDNIYFSLLCYFFGLVGFWVSFAINNSYLPDVAFEHQQDEISAKGFSMGYIGSVILLVINLAMVMFPDIFGFDTSIPESITETGNETLIKEATEKAKGSASIEAMKASFVTVGTWWMLFSQYTFFHLPKGNKKENTDSKNIIFNGFQELKQVWHQLLNQPKLKRYLVAFFVYSMAVQTVMLIATYFGEEEIDWGSDDERTIGLIVSILVIQLVAVLGAYATARASKAFGNIKTLIVINMLWVCICVFAYFLITPTDFYIAAGFVGIVMGGIQALSRSTYSKFLPETTDTTSFFSFYDVAEKIGIVIGTFLYGFVAQITGSMRNAILFLILFFMSGVFLLYRVLKTEKP; encoded by the coding sequence ATGAAAGTATTAGAAAAAGGTAGTAAAAAACTACTCAATGCTTGGGCCTTTTACGACTGGGCAAATTCTGTGTATAGCTTGGTCATAGCTTCGGCTGTGTTCCCTATTTTTTATGGCGCTATATTCAGAAAAGCCGGAATAGAAAAAATAATAGTATTTGGAGGCGAAATCGAGCGTGCGCCTTTAATTAGTTACACGACCTCTTTGGCTTTTGTATTTATTGCTTTGGTTACGCCTTTAGTTTCAGGGGTAGCAGACTATATAGGTAATAAACGCATCTTCATGAAGTTTTTCTGTTATTTGGGTGGGTTTTCCTGTATTGGTTTATACTGGTTTTCTCTGGATAATATATACTTTAGTTTGTTATGCTATTTTTTTGGTTTAGTAGGGTTTTGGGTAAGTTTTGCCATTAATAATTCGTATTTACCAGATGTGGCTTTCGAGCATCAACAAGATGAAATAAGTGCTAAAGGATTTTCGATGGGCTACATAGGTAGTGTAATCTTGTTGGTTATTAATCTGGCTATGGTCATGTTTCCAGATATTTTTGGTTTTGATACCAGCATTCCAGAAAGTATCACAGAAACAGGAAATGAGACTTTAATTAAAGAAGCTACCGAGAAAGCTAAAGGGAGCGCTTCTATAGAAGCCATGAAAGCCTCGTTTGTCACTGTAGGTACATGGTGGATGCTCTTTAGTCAATATACTTTTTTCCATTTACCTAAAGGCAATAAAAAAGAAAATACGGATAGTAAAAATATCATCTTTAATGGTTTTCAAGAGCTTAAACAAGTATGGCATCAACTATTAAATCAACCTAAGTTAAAGCGTTACTTAGTAGCGTTTTTTGTTTATAGTATGGCTGTACAAACGGTTATGCTCATTGCTACTTATTTTGGCGAAGAAGAAATAGATTGGGGATCTGATGATGAACGGACAATAGGTTTAATAGTGAGTATATTGGTTATTCAGTTAGTCGCTGTTTTAGGGGCTTATGCTACCGCAAGAGCTTCTAAAGCCTTTGGTAACATCAAAACTTTAATTGTAATTAACATGTTGTGGGTTTGTATTTGTGTTTTTGCCTACTTTTTAATTACGCCAACAGATTTTTATATTGCTGCAGGTTTTGTTGGTATAGTAATGGGTGGCATTCAAGCGCTTTCGAGGTCTACGTATTCGAAATTTTTACCCGAAACAACAGATACCACTTCCTTCTTTAGTTTTTATGATGTTGCTGAGAAAATTGGTATTGTGATAGGGACGTTTTTATATGGTTTTGTTGCTCAGATAACTGGAAGCATGCGAAATGCGATTTTATTTTTAATACTCTTTTTTATGTCTGGAGTTTTCTTGCTTTACAGAGTTCTTAAAACAGAGAAACCATAA
- a CDS encoding M48 family metallopeptidase — MKLRNISILIGVVALCVACAMNPFTGKKTIALVPNSQLFPMAFAQYDQFLTDNNVVTGSRDAEMIKRVGQRIAVAAERWLNANGHPGYLKDYKWEYNLVNDNTVNAWCMPGGKIVFYTGILPVAENETAIAAIMGHEVAHALANHGQQRMSAGMLQQIGAVAGNIAIQDEQKRNMFNQAYGIGSQLGVMLPFSRSHETESDKIGIILMAIAGYNPDEAAELWKRMKAKSGGQAPPEFLSTHPSNDTRIANLTALAPKAKEEAKKYGVSSFKPLGKY, encoded by the coding sequence ATGAAATTAAGAAATATATCAATACTGATTGGAGTAGTGGCTTTGTGTGTAGCTTGTGCTATGAATCCTTTTACGGGAAAAAAAACTATAGCATTAGTTCCTAATTCGCAATTGTTTCCCATGGCTTTTGCGCAATATGACCAATTTTTAACAGATAATAATGTTGTTACAGGTTCTAGAGATGCAGAAATGATCAAACGAGTAGGTCAGCGTATAGCAGTAGCAGCAGAAAGATGGCTTAATGCCAATGGTCATCCGGGATATTTAAAAGATTACAAATGGGAGTACAATTTGGTAAATGACAATACGGTTAATGCATGGTGTATGCCTGGAGGAAAAATAGTTTTTTACACTGGTATTTTACCAGTTGCAGAAAATGAAACTGCTATTGCAGCCATTATGGGGCATGAAGTAGCTCATGCTTTAGCTAATCATGGTCAACAACGTATGAGTGCTGGTATGCTTCAACAAATTGGAGCTGTTGCAGGTAATATAGCCATACAGGATGAACAAAAGCGTAATATGTTTAATCAAGCCTATGGAATAGGAAGTCAATTGGGTGTAATGTTACCTTTTAGTAGAAGTCATGAAACAGAATCTGATAAGATTGGTATTATATTAATGGCTATTGCAGGTTATAACCCAGACGAAGCAGCCGAACTATGGAAGCGTATGAAAGCTAAAAGTGGGGGACAGGCACCACCAGAATTTCTAAGTACACATCCTTCAAACGACACTAGAATAGCTAACTTAACTGCATTAGCTCCTAAGGCTAAAGAAGAAGCTAAAAAGTATGGTGTAAGTTCTTTTAAACCACTGGGGAAATATTGA
- the msrB gene encoding peptide-methionine (R)-S-oxide reductase MsrB codes for MKNIIVIIICTLLFNCKSSAQDKETKKEVFEINKTEAEWKEQLSDMEFYVLREAGTERPFSSALNKNYKDGVYVCKACETPLFKSEHKFDSGTGWPSFDREIEGNVAYTTDYKIGYARTEEHCATCGGHLGHVFNDGPRKTTGKRHCINGVSLKFIPNK; via the coding sequence ATGAAAAATATAATTGTCATTATTATCTGTACGCTATTGTTTAATTGTAAATCTTCCGCACAGGATAAAGAGACCAAGAAGGAAGTATTTGAAATTAATAAAACTGAAGCTGAGTGGAAAGAGCAACTATCTGACATGGAATTTTACGTTTTGAGAGAAGCGGGCACTGAACGTCCGTTTTCCAGTGCCCTAAACAAAAACTATAAAGATGGTGTCTACGTTTGTAAAGCCTGTGAAACCCCACTTTTTAAAAGTGAACATAAATTTGACTCTGGTACAGGGTGGCCAAGTTTCGATAGAGAAATTGAAGGTAATGTAGCCTATACTACCGACTATAAAATAGGCTATGCAAGGACCGAAGAACATTGTGCTACTTGCGGCGGACATCTTGGACATGTTTTTAATGATGGCCCTAGAAAGACTACAGGAAAGCGACATTGCATTAACGGCGTATCGTTAAAGTTTATACCTAATAAATAG
- a CDS encoding DUF1572 family protein, whose translation MESYLSSIKKQFNYYKSLGDKTIEQLSLEELRKEFSTDSNSIAIIVKHLAGNMLSRWTNFLTEDGEKTWRNRDSEFEADYASKNELIEHWDKGWHCLFDALDSITKNDLERIVYIRNQGHTVTEAINRQLAHYSYHIGQIVFLGKLIKGNHWQSLSIPKGKSKSYNQEKFAKEKSKKHFTDDL comes from the coding sequence ATGGAAAGCTATTTATCTAGTATTAAAAAACAATTCAACTATTACAAGAGTCTAGGAGACAAAACCATAGAACAACTTAGCTTAGAAGAACTGAGAAAAGAATTCAGTACAGATTCTAATTCTATTGCAATTATAGTTAAACATTTAGCTGGCAACATGCTAAGCCGATGGACTAACTTTTTAACTGAAGACGGAGAGAAAACTTGGAGGAATCGAGATTCTGAATTTGAAGCTGACTATGCCTCAAAAAATGAATTAATTGAACATTGGGACAAAGGCTGGCACTGCCTGTTCGACGCACTTGATAGCATAACCAAAAATGACTTAGAAAGGATCGTTTACATTAGAAATCAAGGACATACCGTAACTGAGGCCATTAATAGGCAATTAGCACACTATTCCTATCATATAGGGCAGATTGTATTTTTAGGCAAATTGATTAAAGGAAATCATTGGCAATCACTTTCCATACCAAAAGGAAAATCAAAAAGCTATAATCAGGAAAAATTTGCAAAAGAGAAATCAAAGAAACATTTTACAGATGACCTATAA
- a CDS encoding nuclear transport factor 2 family protein encodes MKNSIIMGMILLFSISHSQTKKNGTIYLEHPAIETAEKAQQAFIKGDTTTLKSLLADNFKAFNGMNSNPDAKGTDKATTLRQSIFWVNNASYLSLERFRGAYPDALHYKKDNKDDKVWVQTWDQLKGVHNKTGVKLNMPLHRLFVVNKDNKIETMITYDDGTVFDELRSGFAERTNGTLYNQHEYINKVRIMMAAFENMDLEKAYSFFDEKASFRSLEMPVGERATLDEIKERNKGFLENFEIESIDVVGYPDLLHYEIGDGMTVQSWWNFRLIRKSDKKKIVMPAMYTHDFNDDGMIIRSIGYFSTKVLDAK; translated from the coding sequence ATGAAAAATTCGATTATCATGGGTATGATACTATTGTTTAGTATCTCCCATTCCCAAACCAAAAAGAACGGTACTATTTATTTAGAACACCCTGCGATTGAAACGGCAGAAAAAGCTCAACAAGCCTTTATAAAAGGAGACACAACAACCCTTAAAAGTTTGTTGGCCGACAATTTTAAGGCCTTTAATGGAATGAACTCTAATCCTGATGCCAAAGGAACCGACAAAGCAACCACTTTACGACAATCCATTTTTTGGGTAAACAATGCTTCTTATTTAAGTTTAGAACGTTTTAGAGGGGCTTACCCAGACGCATTACACTATAAGAAAGATAATAAAGACGATAAGGTTTGGGTACAAACTTGGGATCAATTAAAAGGTGTACACAATAAAACGGGGGTAAAGTTAAATATGCCGCTACACAGGTTATTTGTTGTAAACAAAGACAATAAAATAGAAACCATGATTACTTATGATGATGGTACCGTGTTCGACGAATTAAGATCGGGCTTTGCAGAAAGAACCAACGGAACGCTTTATAATCAACACGAATACATCAACAAAGTTAGAATCATGATGGCTGCTTTTGAAAACATGGATTTAGAAAAAGCCTACAGTTTTTTTGATGAAAAAGCCTCTTTTAGAAGTTTGGAAATGCCAGTTGGTGAACGGGCAACATTAGATGAAATTAAAGAGCGAAATAAAGGCTTTCTGGAAAATTTTGAAATTGAAAGTATTGATGTGGTAGGCTATCCAGATTTACTACATTACGAAATAGGTGATGGCATGACCGTACAATCCTGGTGGAATTTCAGACTGATTAGAAAGTCTGATAAGAAAAAGATTGTAATGCCTGCCATGTACACTCATGATTTTAATGATGATGGAATGATTATTAGATCTATCGGCTACTTTAGTACTAAAGTTCTCGATGCAAAATAA
- a CDS encoding NAD(P)/FAD-dependent oxidoreductase, with translation MNIPRTSFPRIVIIGGGFAGVALAKKLSKQEVQVVLLDKHNYHTFQPLLYQVSTGGLEPDSIAYPIRKILKDFPNFYFRLANVESIDTNKNKLKTNIGTLKFDYLVIASGSSTNYFGNSEIEKYSMAMKTIPQSLNLRSLILENFEDALLTSDLNERNALMNFVIVGGGPTGVELAGALAEIKKGILPKDYPDLDTRLAQIHIIQAGDCILKGMSAKASEKAEDFLEKLGVNIWKNVRVTNYNGRTVTTNTDLTFETATLVWAAGVKGATIKGVDGEDYVTRGNRIVVNQYSQVKGFEHIFAIGDIACMRTDECPDGLPMMAQPAIQQGEQLGNNLLNLIENKPLKPFSYKDKGAMATIGRNKAVVDLKNWKFQGVFAWYVWMFVHLFFLIGFRNRMVVFVNWVYNYVRFDREARLIIRPFKKRNTM, from the coding sequence ATGAATATTCCAAGAACAAGTTTCCCTAGAATTGTGATTATTGGCGGCGGTTTTGCTGGGGTAGCTTTAGCCAAAAAACTTTCAAAGCAAGAGGTGCAGGTGGTATTGCTGGATAAGCACAATTATCATACGTTTCAGCCTTTATTATATCAAGTGTCTACAGGGGGATTGGAGCCAGATTCTATTGCTTACCCTATTAGGAAGATTTTAAAAGATTTTCCTAATTTCTATTTCAGATTGGCTAATGTTGAGTCCATAGATACCAATAAAAATAAACTCAAGACCAATATAGGAACTCTAAAGTTCGATTATTTAGTAATAGCCTCTGGTTCAAGCACTAATTATTTCGGGAATTCTGAAATCGAAAAGTACAGTATGGCTATGAAAACCATACCACAATCTCTTAATTTACGAAGCTTAATTCTTGAAAATTTTGAAGATGCCCTATTAACTTCAGATTTAAATGAACGAAACGCTCTGATGAATTTTGTAATTGTGGGAGGAGGGCCTACTGGTGTTGAGTTAGCAGGCGCATTAGCTGAAATAAAAAAGGGTATTTTGCCTAAGGATTACCCTGACTTAGATACGCGTTTGGCACAGATTCATATCATACAAGCTGGAGATTGTATTTTGAAGGGTATGAGTGCAAAGGCTTCAGAAAAAGCAGAGGATTTTCTGGAAAAACTAGGGGTTAATATTTGGAAAAATGTTAGGGTTACCAATTATAATGGAAGAACAGTTACAACTAACACAGATTTAACTTTTGAAACTGCAACTTTAGTTTGGGCTGCTGGTGTTAAAGGCGCTACTATTAAAGGGGTAGATGGCGAAGATTATGTTACTAGAGGCAACAGGATAGTAGTAAATCAATATAGTCAAGTAAAAGGTTTTGAACATATTTTTGCTATTGGTGATATTGCCTGTATGAGAACAGATGAATGTCCTGATGGTTTGCCCATGATGGCACAACCTGCTATTCAGCAAGGGGAACAACTTGGAAATAATCTATTGAATTTAATAGAAAATAAACCGCTTAAACCTTTTTCATATAAAGATAAAGGGGCCATGGCAACAATTGGAAGAAATAAAGCAGTTGTAGATTTAAAAAACTGGAAATTCCAAGGTGTATTTGCTTGGTACGTGTGGATGTTTGTTCATTTATTCTTTCTAATTGGGTTTAGAAACCGAATGGTGGTGTTTGTTAATTGGGTCTACAATTATGTGCGTTTTGATAGGGAAGCACGATTAATTATTCGGCCCTTTAAGAAAAGAAATACGATGTAA
- the lpdA gene encoding dihydrolipoyl dehydrogenase: MSKYDIIVLGSGPGGYVTAIRASQLGFKTAIVEKESLGGVCLNWGCIPTKALLKSAQVFEYLKHAEDYGLKVKDAEHDFDAVVKRSRGVANGMSKGIEFLMKKNKIDVISGYGTLKPGKKIDVDGTVYSADHIIIATGARSRELPSLPQDGKKVIGYREAMSLEKQPKKMIVVGSGAIGVEFAYFYNSIGTEVTIVEYLPNIVPVEDADVSKQLERSFKKNGVKIMTSAEVTNVDTSGKGVKATVKTKKGEEILEADVVLSAVGIKTNIENIGLEDVGIVVDRDKILVNDFYQTNIPGYYAIGDVTPGQALAHVASAEGILCVEKIAGMHVEPIDYGNIPGCTYCSPEIASVGLTEQQAKDKGLDIKVGKFPFSASGKASAGGNKDGFVKVIFDAKYGEWLGCHMIGAGVTDMIAEAVVARKLETTGHDVLKAVHPHPTMSEAVMEAVADAYDECIHI; this comes from the coding sequence ATGAGTAAATACGATATTATAGTACTTGGAAGCGGTCCAGGTGGTTATGTTACGGCAATAAGAGCCTCTCAATTAGGTTTTAAAACTGCCATTGTTGAGAAAGAAAGTTTAGGCGGTGTTTGTTTAAATTGGGGTTGTATTCCAACAAAGGCACTATTAAAATCAGCACAAGTATTTGAATATCTGAAACATGCAGAAGATTACGGTTTAAAAGTTAAAGATGCAGAACACGATTTTGATGCTGTTGTAAAACGTAGTCGTGGTGTTGCTAATGGTATGAGTAAGGGTATTGAGTTCTTGATGAAAAAGAACAAAATTGATGTTATTAGTGGTTACGGTACTCTTAAACCAGGCAAAAAAATTGATGTAGATGGAACTGTATACAGCGCAGACCACATCATTATTGCTACTGGAGCTCGTTCTCGCGAACTACCAAGTTTACCACAAGACGGTAAAAAGGTTATTGGTTATAGAGAAGCTATGAGTTTAGAAAAGCAACCTAAGAAAATGATTGTAGTTGGTTCTGGTGCAATAGGTGTTGAATTTGCTTATTTCTACAACTCTATAGGTACCGAAGTTACTATCGTTGAATATTTACCAAATATTGTTCCAGTTGAAGACGCCGATGTATCTAAACAATTAGAACGCTCATTTAAAAAGAACGGTGTTAAAATCATGACATCTGCCGAGGTAACAAATGTTGATACTTCAGGTAAAGGGGTTAAAGCTACAGTTAAAACTAAAAAAGGCGAAGAAATACTTGAAGCTGATGTTGTTTTATCTGCAGTTGGGATAAAAACAAACATTGAAAATATCGGTTTAGAAGATGTTGGTATTGTAGTCGATAGAGATAAAATTTTAGTCAATGATTTTTATCAAACCAACATTCCAGGATATTATGCCATTGGTGATGTAACTCCAGGTCAGGCATTAGCTCACGTTGCTTCTGCAGAAGGTATTTTATGTGTAGAGAAAATTGCAGGCATGCATGTTGAACCTATCGATTATGGAAACATCCCAGGATGTACCTACTGCTCACCTGAAATTGCATCGGTCGGTTTAACCGAACAACAAGCGAAAGATAAAGGCTTAGATATTAAAGTTGGAAAATTCCCATTCTCGGCATCTGGTAAAGCTAGTGCTGGAGGGAATAAAGATGGTTTTGTAAAAGTAATATTTGATGCCAAATATGGCGAGTGGTTAGGATGCCATATGATTGGTGCTGGTGTTACCGATATGATTGCTGAAGCTGTAGTGGCCAGAAAACTAGAAACTACAGGACACGATGTTTTAAAAGCTGTTCACCCTCACCCAACAATGAGTGAAGCAGTTATGGAAGCTGTGGCAGATGCCTATGACGAGTGCATCCATATATAG
- the aroQ gene encoding type II 3-dehydroquinate dehydratase, with the protein MKKIAIINGPNLNLLGKREPNIYGSLTFTEFLDEIKEKYAEVTFDYFQSNIEGELIDKLHEVGFNFDGIILNAGAYTHTSIGIGDAIKGIETPVVEVHISNTFGREEFRHQSYISPNAKGVILGFGLQSYELALESFL; encoded by the coding sequence ATGAAAAAAATAGCCATCATTAACGGACCTAATTTAAATTTATTGGGAAAACGAGAGCCAAATATTTATGGTAGTTTAACGTTTACTGAATTTTTAGACGAGATAAAGGAAAAGTATGCTGAGGTGACTTTTGATTATTTTCAGTCCAATATAGAAGGGGAACTTATAGATAAACTTCATGAAGTTGGTTTTAATTTTGATGGGATTATTTTAAATGCAGGTGCATACACACATACTTCTATTGGTATAGGTGATGCCATTAAAGGAATTGAAACACCCGTTGTTGAAGTCCATATTTCTAACACTTTTGGAAGGGAAGAGTTTAGACATCAATCTTACATTTCTCCTAATGCAAAAGGTGTTATTCTTGGTTTTGGATTACAGAGTTATGAATTGGCCTTGGAAAGCTTTTTGTAA